A single Candidatus Thalassolituus haligoni DNA region contains:
- a CDS encoding NAD(P)/FAD-dependent oxidoreductase: protein MNTNNTQPPSNSLQHIVIVGGGAGGLELATQLGHTLGRKGKARITLLDRNRIHIWKPLLHEVATGTLDTGTESVSYHAHGARHGYQFELGELTNVNLASKTLTLAPRRNAEGETLMPPRSLEYDTLVLAVGSISNDFGTPGIQTHCYMLDSHKQAGRFHTALIDQFTDIHQNRPGDSLRIAIVGAGATGVELSAELHRVTELLRSYGMAGMSRHQLEVTLVEAGPRVLPALPERISTAVTRELRELGVSIQTAVMVSAADEQGLQTKDGSRIDADLMVWAAGVKAPDFIRQIEGLGLNRPNQIIVNDFLQANNPDGEPLKDVWVIGDCCAFTMEDGSQVPPRAQSAHQMASCVYKNILNERENKPLKGFKYHDHGSLVSLSRYSAVGNLMGNLSSKSMFVEGNLARLFYVSLYRMHQLAIHGKFRGAIIVVLDWLTRVIKPKMKLH, encoded by the coding sequence ATGAACACAAACAACACCCAGCCCCCCAGCAACAGCTTGCAGCATATCGTCATCGTTGGCGGGGGTGCCGGAGGGCTGGAACTGGCCACACAACTGGGCCACACCCTCGGGCGCAAGGGCAAGGCCCGTATTACCCTGCTCGACCGCAATCGCATCCATATCTGGAAACCGCTGTTACACGAGGTGGCCACAGGCACGCTGGATACCGGCACCGAGAGCGTGTCGTACCACGCCCATGGCGCGCGTCACGGCTATCAGTTTGAACTGGGCGAGTTGACCAATGTGAATCTGGCCAGCAAAACGCTGACGCTGGCGCCTCGTCGTAACGCGGAGGGAGAAACCCTGATGCCACCGCGCAGCCTTGAGTACGATACGCTGGTGTTGGCGGTTGGCAGTATCAGCAACGATTTCGGTACACCGGGCATTCAGACCCACTGTTATATGCTCGATTCCCACAAGCAGGCGGGACGCTTTCATACCGCGCTGATCGATCAGTTCACCGATATTCACCAGAACCGTCCGGGAGACAGTTTGCGCATTGCCATCGTCGGTGCCGGAGCAACGGGTGTTGAGTTGTCTGCCGAGTTGCATCGGGTGACTGAGTTATTGCGCTCTTACGGAATGGCGGGCATGTCGCGGCATCAGCTGGAGGTAACGCTGGTCGAGGCCGGGCCACGGGTACTGCCTGCTCTGCCGGAGCGTATATCCACCGCCGTCACTCGGGAGTTGCGCGAGCTGGGGGTGTCTATCCAGACTGCGGTGATGGTCAGTGCCGCCGATGAACAGGGGCTGCAAACCAAGGACGGCAGCCGTATCGATGCCGACCTGATGGTCTGGGCCGCGGGCGTGAAGGCACCGGATTTTATCCGTCAGATTGAAGGACTTGGGCTGAACCGCCCCAATCAGATTATTGTGAACGATTTTTTGCAGGCCAATAATCCGGATGGCGAACCACTCAAGGATGTTTGGGTGATCGGCGACTGCTGTGCGTTCACCATGGAAGACGGCAGTCAGGTGCCACCCCGCGCCCAGTCTGCCCATCAGATGGCCAGCTGCGTCTATAAAAATATTCTTAACGAACGCGAGAACAAGCCGCTGAAGGGGTTCAAATACCACGACCATGGTTCCTTGGTGAGCCTCAGCCGTTACAGCGCCGTCGGTAATTTGATGGGCAACCTCAGCAGCAAGTCCATGTTTGTTGAGGGTAACCTCGCCCGCCTGTTTTATGTGTCGTTATATCGCATGCACCAGCTGGCGATTCACGGCAAATTCCGGGGAGCCATTATTGTGGTTCTGGACTGGCTGACCCGGGTGATCAAGCCGAAGATGAAATTGCATTAG
- a CDS encoding YifB family Mg chelatase-like AAA ATPase: MSFASVFTRAQLGVESPEVRVEVHLSGGLPSLSLVGMPEAAVRESKDRVRSALLTCDYEFPSKRITINLAPADLPKDGGRFDLAIALGILAASGQIPAVALDHHEFLGELALNGELRPISGALPSAVQCGQAQRTLVLSDGNAGEVALTHTGRALTARSLTEVVNYLLGKGALTDVLPTPGGSGGLLDVPDLADVRGQPQARRALEIAAAGQHNLLFIGPPGTGKTMLASRLPGILPPMNEEDALVSASVYSISTSGEGWLERWRRRPFRAPHHTASGVALVGGGSNPRPGEISLAHAGVLFLDELPEYSRKVLDVLREPLESGRIVISRAQRSVTFPARFQLVAAMNPCPCGYFGDPSGRCRCNEEQVRRYQGQASGPLLDRIDLHVEVPAIPAALLHQSAPGESSAAVQQRVLVARQRQLHRQGCCNAELGGNERDRVCQLAEADSVWFLAAVEKLNLSARGYHRVLKLARTIADLDGAEQIGRPHLLEAVGYRSLDRFIRASET, encoded by the coding sequence ATGTCATTTGCATCGGTATTTACCCGCGCCCAGCTGGGCGTAGAGTCTCCCGAAGTTCGGGTTGAAGTGCACCTGTCGGGTGGGCTGCCATCACTCAGTCTGGTCGGCATGCCGGAAGCGGCGGTACGAGAAAGCAAGGACAGGGTACGCAGTGCCTTGCTCACCTGCGATTACGAATTTCCTTCCAAACGTATCACGATTAATCTGGCACCCGCCGATTTACCCAAAGACGGCGGGCGGTTTGATCTGGCGATTGCGCTGGGCATTCTGGCGGCATCCGGGCAGATTCCCGCCGTCGCACTGGACCATCATGAATTTCTGGGTGAACTGGCACTGAACGGTGAATTGCGGCCGATCAGTGGCGCTTTGCCCAGTGCGGTGCAATGCGGACAGGCACAAAGAACGTTGGTACTCAGTGACGGCAATGCCGGTGAAGTGGCTCTGACTCATACCGGCCGGGCGCTGACGGCTCGCTCGTTAACGGAGGTGGTTAATTATCTGCTTGGCAAGGGAGCCCTGACGGACGTCTTGCCGACGCCAGGAGGTAGCGGAGGGCTGCTGGATGTTCCGGATTTGGCCGATGTCCGGGGCCAGCCACAAGCACGCCGGGCGTTGGAAATCGCCGCAGCGGGGCAACATAACCTGCTGTTTATCGGCCCGCCGGGCACAGGAAAAACCATGCTGGCCAGCCGCTTGCCCGGCATTCTGCCGCCAATGAACGAGGAAGATGCGCTGGTATCGGCCTCGGTGTATTCGATCTCCACGTCGGGCGAGGGCTGGCTCGAACGCTGGCGGCGGCGGCCATTTCGAGCGCCGCATCATACCGCCTCAGGGGTGGCGCTGGTGGGCGGTGGCAGTAACCCCCGGCCGGGAGAGATTTCACTGGCACATGCCGGAGTATTGTTTCTGGACGAATTGCCAGAATACAGCCGCAAGGTGCTGGATGTACTGCGAGAGCCGCTGGAAAGTGGCCGAATTGTGATCAGTCGTGCGCAGCGCAGCGTCACCTTTCCGGCCCGGTTTCAGCTGGTGGCGGCAATGAACCCCTGTCCGTGTGGCTATTTTGGTGATCCGTCTGGCCGGTGTCGTTGCAACGAAGAACAAGTACGGCGTTATCAGGGCCAGGCATCCGGCCCCTTGCTCGACCGTATTGATCTGCATGTCGAGGTGCCCGCGATTCCGGCGGCGCTGCTGCATCAGTCAGCCCCTGGCGAAAGCAGTGCGGCGGTTCAGCAACGGGTTCTGGTCGCACGCCAACGGCAGTTGCACCGACAGGGTTGCTGCAATGCCGAACTGGGCGGCAACGAACGTGATCGGGTCTGCCAGTTGGCCGAGGCCGACAGTGTCTGGTTTCTGGCGGCGGTGGAAAAACTCAACCTCAGTGCGCGGGGCTATCACCGGGTACTCAAGTTGGCGCGCACGATTGCCGACCTTGATGGGGCTGAGCAGATTGGTCGTCCGCATTTGCTGGAAGCGGTTGGTTATCGCAGTCTGGATCGGTTTATCCGAGCCTCCGAGACGTAG
- a CDS encoding YbfB/YjiJ family MFS transporter has protein sequence MQTSDHDAPLTSDAERYRVVFAGVCALILSVGLARFAYTPLLPVMQLEAGMSPLIGGWLATFIYIGYTAGALMATLIKDPLRKYHLYRLCLVLAVVSTLAMGFVSHPVGWMLLRLVGGFSGIAGLLLASGLVLNWLIRHRHRPQLGLHFTGAGLGIIVSGLGVTGMAGWLSWDQQWIGLGILGMLFFIPAWRWMPRPEVLQAGSAPAHTPTTATSRRWLMLMVAAYFCAGCGYVVGATFIVDILEALPLLSGNGAWVWIVVGLAATPSTFLWDKVAHGLGQIPALLLAYGLQTLSMLLPAISDNLAVNLISAALWGGTFVGIVNLTLTLIGRRFPHNPASAMAGLTLSYSVSQMVAPAMTGYVMTLTGKYEMALLVTTAVMMVGMLLLVLTHWLEPENRPHASTA, from the coding sequence GTGCAAACATCCGATCATGACGCGCCGCTGACCAGCGACGCAGAGCGCTACCGCGTTGTTTTTGCGGGTGTGTGTGCGCTGATTCTCAGTGTCGGTCTGGCGCGTTTTGCTTATACCCCGCTGCTGCCGGTAATGCAGCTGGAGGCGGGCATGTCGCCCTTGATCGGTGGCTGGCTGGCGACTTTTATTTATATCGGTTACACCGCTGGTGCATTGATGGCGACCCTGATCAAGGATCCGTTGCGCAAGTACCACCTTTATCGGCTCTGTCTGGTGCTGGCGGTGGTCAGTACCCTGGCAATGGGTTTTGTCAGTCATCCGGTCGGCTGGATGCTGTTGCGTCTGGTCGGGGGCTTTTCCGGCATTGCCGGTTTATTGCTGGCTTCCGGGTTGGTGCTGAACTGGCTGATACGCCATCGGCATCGGCCCCAGCTGGGGCTGCATTTTACCGGTGCCGGGCTGGGGATTATCGTGTCTGGCCTGGGTGTCACGGGCATGGCGGGTTGGCTTAGCTGGGATCAACAATGGATCGGGCTGGGCATATTGGGCATGCTGTTTTTTATTCCGGCCTGGCGCTGGATGCCGCGCCCGGAAGTGCTGCAGGCTGGTAGTGCACCCGCTCATACACCGACGACTGCCACCTCCCGGCGCTGGCTGATGTTAATGGTGGCAGCTTACTTCTGTGCCGGATGTGGCTATGTGGTCGGCGCGACGTTTATCGTCGATATTCTGGAAGCGCTGCCGTTGTTGTCGGGTAACGGTGCCTGGGTCTGGATTGTCGTTGGTCTGGCGGCGACGCCATCGACCTTTTTGTGGGACAAGGTGGCCCATGGTCTCGGACAAATTCCGGCGCTGTTACTGGCTTATGGCCTACAAACCCTGTCGATGCTGTTGCCCGCGATCAGCGACAACCTGGCGGTTAATCTGATCAGTGCTGCGCTCTGGGGTGGGACCTTTGTGGGCATTGTGAACCTGACGCTGACGCTGATTGGCCGTCGCTTCCCTCATAATCCCGCCAGTGCCATGGCGGGGCTGACTCTGAGCTACAGCGTGTCGCAAATGGTGGCTCCGGCGATGACCGGTTATGTTATGACGCTCACGGGCAAATACGAAATGGCGTTGCTGGTTACAACGGCGGTGATGATGGTGGGGATGTTGCTGTTAGTGCTGACCCATTGGCTGGAACCGGAAAACCGTCCGCACGCGTCAACCGCGTAG
- the rep gene encoding DNA helicase Rep, whose protein sequence is MVDLTQLNPRQREAAKYVDGPLLVLAGAGSGKTSVITRKIAYLIDACGIKSHHIAAVTFTNKAAREMKERVTALTGKGGARGLTVSTFHNLGLNIIRQELAASGYKAGFSILDQDDCKGIIRDVMQREHGDDGDMVELVQSTISNLKNDLIAPADAIQQAQSQQEMLIAQTYSIYQRMLKAYNAVDFDDLIMVPTLLFRDFPDVLTRWQKKIRYLLVDEYQDTNTSQYEMVKSLVGHRTGLTVVGDDDQSIYAWRGARPENLSLLKQDFPTLKVVKLEQNYRSTGLILNAANRVIDNNPHEFQKRLWSDMGYGDPIRILKCRNDEIEAERIASEIVERRLRYGAGYKDFAVLYRGNHQSRMMEMKLQGFQVPYKISGGQSFFGRNEIKDIMGYLRLLINPSDDAAFLRIINTPRREIGPTTIEKLSEYAMKRGTSMLSATTEMGLEQLLTPKAVDRLRRFGHWLAGITRNAYSDDAIAAIKEMIEDIDYEGHLAQSSATPNQAERRMKNVWFLVDSIQKMIDKAEEVGDEVTIEDAVGKLILRDMLEQQENDDDSDQVQLMTLHASKGLEYPHVYIVGMEEELMPHRNAIEADTIEEERRLMYVGITRAKRSLTLTYAGKRRQYGDVSDTTHSRFLDELPPDDIEWEGKTETTPEQQKQRGQETLAGLKNLFGDL, encoded by the coding sequence GTGGTCGATTTAACCCAACTCAATCCCCGTCAACGCGAAGCCGCCAAATACGTTGATGGCCCGCTGCTGGTACTCGCAGGTGCCGGTTCCGGCAAAACCAGTGTGATCACTCGCAAGATCGCCTACCTGATCGATGCCTGTGGCATCAAGTCTCACCATATTGCCGCCGTGACCTTTACCAACAAGGCCGCCCGCGAAATGAAAGAGCGGGTCACCGCCCTGACCGGCAAAGGTGGCGCGCGCGGATTAACGGTCTCGACCTTCCACAACCTGGGTCTTAATATTATCCGCCAGGAGCTGGCCGCTTCGGGCTACAAGGCTGGCTTTTCCATCCTCGACCAGGACGACTGCAAGGGTATTATCCGTGACGTGATGCAACGCGAACACGGTGATGACGGCGATATGGTCGAGCTGGTGCAAAGCACCATTTCCAACCTCAAGAACGACCTGATCGCTCCGGCCGACGCCATCCAGCAGGCACAAAGCCAGCAAGAAATGCTGATTGCCCAGACCTACTCGATTTACCAGCGCATGCTGAAAGCCTACAACGCGGTGGATTTTGACGACCTGATCATGGTGCCAACGCTGCTGTTCCGCGATTTTCCTGATGTACTAACGCGCTGGCAGAAAAAAATCCGCTACCTGCTGGTGGACGAATACCAGGACACCAACACCTCCCAGTACGAAATGGTCAAGTCGCTGGTGGGGCATCGCACCGGGCTGACCGTGGTTGGCGACGACGACCAATCGATTTATGCCTGGCGTGGTGCACGGCCGGAAAACCTGTCGTTGCTGAAACAGGATTTTCCGACCCTGAAGGTCGTCAAGCTGGAGCAAAACTACCGCTCCACCGGCCTGATTCTGAACGCCGCCAACCGCGTGATCGACAATAACCCCCACGAGTTCCAGAAGCGGCTCTGGTCCGATATGGGCTACGGCGACCCGATCCGTATTCTCAAATGCCGCAACGACGAAATCGAAGCCGAGCGTATTGCTTCCGAAATTGTCGAACGGCGGCTGCGGTACGGCGCAGGCTACAAGGACTTTGCCGTACTGTATCGCGGCAACCATCAAAGCCGGATGATGGAAATGAAACTGCAAGGGTTTCAGGTGCCGTACAAGATCAGTGGTGGCCAGTCGTTTTTTGGTCGCAACGAAATCAAAGACATCATGGGCTACCTGCGGCTGCTGATTAACCCCAGCGATGACGCCGCCTTCCTGCGCATCATCAACACCCCGCGCCGGGAAATCGGCCCGACCACTATCGAAAAGCTCAGCGAATACGCCATGAAGCGTGGCACCAGCATGCTGTCGGCCACCACTGAAATGGGCCTTGAGCAACTGCTGACTCCCAAAGCCGTGGATCGGTTGCGCCGTTTTGGTCATTGGCTGGCAGGCATCACCCGTAATGCCTACAGTGACGACGCCATTGCTGCCATCAAGGAAATGATCGAAGACATCGATTACGAAGGCCATCTGGCGCAAAGCTCCGCAACGCCAAACCAGGCAGAACGGCGGATGAAAAACGTCTGGTTTCTGGTGGACTCCATCCAGAAAATGATCGACAAAGCCGAAGAAGTCGGTGACGAAGTCACCATCGAAGACGCCGTTGGCAAACTGATCTTGCGTGACATGCTGGAACAGCAGGAAAACGACGACGACTCCGACCAGGTGCAGCTGATGACCCTGCACGCTTCCAAAGGTCTGGAGTACCCCCACGTTTACATCGTCGGCATGGAAGAAGAACTGATGCCGCACCGCAACGCCATCGAAGCCGACACCATCGAAGAAGAACGCCGCCTGATGTACGTAGGCATCACCCGCGCCAAACGTTCGTTAACCCTCACCTACGCCGGTAAGCGCCGTCAGTATGGCGATGTCTCCGATACCACCCACTCCCGTTTCCTCGACGAACTGCCGCCGGACGATATTGAATGGGAAGGCAAAACCGAAACCACCCCGGAACAGCAAAAACAGCGCGGCCAAGAAACCCTGGCCGGGCTGAAAAACCTGTTTGGGGATTTGTAG